The DNA sequence CTCGCTACTACTTTCCATCGACTCACCCGTCACCGAGAAATACACCTTACACTTCGGCTCTGTACCCGATGGGCGTATACAAAACCACGATCCATCCGTAAGTTTATATTTCAGTACATTCGACTTAGGTAACTCAATCGCAGTTTTCAATCCAGTGACCACCTCCAGCGTTTCACTAGCTGCGTAGTCCTCGATGACCGCTACCGCTACACCATTCACATCTGTAGGTGGATGATTTCGGAAGGATGCTAGAATTCTTTCGATTTGTTGTGCTCCATCTTTTCCTGTTAACGTTACAGACCGTGTAGACTCTTGGTGATAACCAAATCGTTCAAATAAGTCCATTAGTCCTTCGTATAATGTCTTTCCTTGCGATTTATAGTGAGCTGCGACTTCTGCCACGAAGACAGCTGACTGAACTGCATCTTTATCTCGTACGAAATCTCCGATTAAATAGCCGTAACTTTCTTCATAACCAAAAAGGAAGGAGTACTCATTTGTTTGCTCAAATTCATTAATCTTTTCAGCAATAAACTTAAACCCTGTTAGTGTGTCAATTGTCTTCATACCAAAGTTAGAAGCGATTTTACGTCCCAACTCAGAAGTGACAATCGTTTTCATCACCACGCCATTAGCGGGCAAGTTACCCTTGTTCTGTTTCTGCTCAAGTAAGTAATGGAGCATCAATGCTCCAGTTTGATTGCCTGTTAGGACAACATAGTCACCTGATTCGTTCTTCACTGCCACGCCGAGTCGGTCCGCATCAGGGTCCGTTGCCAGTAAGACATCCGCATCGACTTTCTTGCCATACTGTATGGCTAATTCAAATGCGGCGTGCTCTTCGGGGTTCGGAAACTGAACCGTCGAAAAGTCAGGGTCTGAGTTTTCTTGTTCTTTTACAATCGTTACATTAGTAAAGCCATATGATGAAAATGCAATACGAACAGGCTTATTCCCTGTACCGTGTAAGGCTGTGTAGACAATAGATAGCTCTTTATCTTGATTTTTTTGGCTCAGTAGAATGGTACCTAACGCGTCATTATACGCATGGTCTATCTGTTCACCGATAGTTGTAAGGAACCCTTCTTCTATGAGTTTGTCTTCACTACTAACTTCAATCGTCAATTCACAATCAATTTTGTTCATTTGTTGAACAATTATGTCAGCTGCATCAGGAGGTAACTGCGCACCGTCTTCTGCATATATTTTTAAACCATTATATTCGGGTGGATTATGACTTGCAGTGATTACAATCCCTGCAAGTGCATGTAAGTACCTAACAGCAAATGACAATACCGGAGTTGGGTGCAATTCATCGAACAAATAGACCTTAATTCCCTGACTTCCGACAGTTTTCGCTACTTCAAGCGCAAACTTTGGAGACATATGCCTGGAATCATAGGCAATGACCACACCACGATCCTTAGCATCTTTACCTTGTTCAACAATATAGTGTGATAGACCTGCTGCTACTTTTCGAACTGTATAGATGTTCATTCGATTCGTGCCTGGACCAATGATTCCACGCATTCCACCAGTGCCGAACGCTAACTCTTTGTAAAAACTGTCTTCCATCAACTTTTCATCATGCAGATTTCGCAATAACTCTAATCGTAAGCTGTCTTCCTTAGGTAGTTGCTCTATCCACTGATTCAACTTTGATTTCCATTGCATTTGTCATTCTCCTATCAAAAACAGACATACTCTATTAGGGGTGCCAGGCGCTGCCACCCGGTGCAATTTGAATCAAGTGCAGGCGCCGTACAGGGGGTAGCCGAAGCAATAAGACTGGCTCCGGCTTATTGTGGGAGGCATGCCCTGAGCGATTCTATTGGGCTATCTCTATGTATGACCTACTCTTCTTTTTTCTGTTCCTATTAAACAGTCGTAAAATTCTTTGTAACCACAGGAACCTTCCGATTGGCTAGCCCAATAAGCGTTTCCTTCAGCTCCCTATTATCCATCTCAAGAAGCTTACCAATCACAAACTCCATCTCCAACCCACTAACCGGCTCAGCCTTCCCAATAAAAATCTTCGGAAATACATACTCACTCTGCCGTTCATTCTCATTCAATAACTCTTCAAACAACTTCTCCCCAGGCCGTATTCCTGAGTACGCAATCCCAATCTCTTCCTCACTATACCCAGACAACTTGATCAGGTTCTTTGCCAAATCCACAATTTTCACCGGCTCACCCATATCAAGCACAAATACTTCTCCACCTGCTGCAAGTGTCCCCGCCTGGATCACAAGTCGTGAAGCTTCCGGAATCGTCATAAAGTATCGAGTCATCTCAGGATCGGTAATCGTAATCGGACCACCTTTTGCAATTTGTTGCTTAAACAAAGGAACAACACTTCCTCTTGAACCTAATACATTGCCAAATCTCACAGCCGCGAATTTGGTTTCGCTTTTTTTCGCAAGGTTTTGAACAATCATTTCAGCGAAACGTTTCGTAGCACCCATGATATTGGGTGGATTGACTGCTTTGTCCGTTGAAACCATTACGAAGTACGGAACGCCAAATGTATCTGCTGCTTCCGCAACATTCTTCGTGCCGAAAATATTATTCTTAACAGCTTCCATTGGGTTTGCTTCCATTAAAGGAACATGTTTATGCGCAGCTGCATGGTACATAACATCCGGCTTATACTCGCTAACGATGTCGAAAATACGCATCCGATCTTGGACGTCTGCAATAATTGGTATTATTTCTGTATGTGTTGAAACTTTTTGTCGCAGTTCCATGTCTATATTGTAGATAGAGCTTTCTCCATGACCTACTAGTATCAACCGACTTGGCCAAAATTCACTTACTTGTCGACAAATTTCCGATCCAATGGAGCCACCCGCACCTGT is a window from the Sporosarcina sp. ANT_H38 genome containing:
- a CDS encoding phospho-sugar mutase, whose translation is MQWKSKLNQWIEQLPKEDSLRLELLRNLHDEKLMEDSFYKELAFGTGGMRGIIGPGTNRMNIYTVRKVAAGLSHYIVEQGKDAKDRGVVIAYDSRHMSPKFALEVAKTVGSQGIKVYLFDELHPTPVLSFAVRYLHALAGIVITASHNPPEYNGLKIYAEDGAQLPPDAADIIVQQMNKIDCELTIEVSSEDKLIEEGFLTTIGEQIDHAYNDALGTILLSQKNQDKELSIVYTALHGTGNKPVRIAFSSYGFTNVTIVKEQENSDPDFSTVQFPNPEEHAAFELAIQYGKKVDADVLLATDPDADRLGVAVKNESGDYVVLTGNQTGALMLHYLLEQKQNKGNLPANGVVMKTIVTSELGRKIASNFGMKTIDTLTGFKFIAEKINEFEQTNEYSFLFGYEESYGYLIGDFVRDKDAVQSAVFVAEVAAHYKSQGKTLYEGLMDLFERFGYHQESTRSVTLTGKDGAQQIERILASFRNHPPTDVNGVAVAVIEDYAASETLEVVTGLKTAIELPKSNVLKYKLTDGSWFCIRPSGTEPKCKVYFSVTGESMESSSEKLVALENAVMGSLQKK
- a CDS encoding nucleoside-diphosphate sugar epimerase/dehydratase, giving the protein MTIKKRMTLLFVVDSLIVLFSIYIGYFILHPNINVFANKMLLISVIAIQIAHHTFAWHYGLYRKAWSYASIGELKSIFKAVTLTIAVVATVQFAISQDIYLRALSLTWMLHILLIGGSRLSWRLMRDTVNLHNGAESKRTMVIGAGQAGSMIVRQVLQNPESGMKPILFVDDDHAKHGLEIFGLKVVGDTKDIPDIVKEQTIEKIVIAIPSMAKHQMAELMKLCIETGIQTQTIPRIEDLMTGKVSVNDMQDVKIEDLLGRDEVQLDLKAIADKITGRTILVTGAGGSIGSEICRQVSEFWPSRLILVGHGESSIYNIDMELRQKVSTHTEIIPIIADVQDRMRIFDIVSEYKPDVMYHAAAHKHVPLMEANPMEAVKNNIFGTKNVAEAADTFGVPYFVMVSTDKAVNPPNIMGATKRFAEMIVQNLAKKSETKFAAVRFGNVLGSRGSVVPLFKQQIAKGGPITITDPEMTRYFMTIPEASRLVIQAGTLAAGGEVFVLDMGEPVKIVDLAKNLIKLSGYSEEEIGIAYSGIRPGEKLFEELLNENERQSEYVFPKIFIGKAEPVSGLEMEFVIGKLLEMDNRELKETLIGLANRKVPVVTKNFTTV